A stretch of the Bdellovibrio sp. 22V genome encodes the following:
- a CDS encoding NAD(P)-dependent alcohol dehydrogenase, whose product MPTVNAYAAYNAKEDLKPYRFDRREPGPYDVVIDIHYCGVCHSDLHQVRDEWGGSQFPMVPGHEIVGKVSQVGGSVSKFKVGDTVGVGCMVESCRTCPSCEEGLEQYCEKSFVGTYNSVEKDGTTPTQGGYSQKIVVTEDFVLRISPKLPLDKAAPLLCAGITTYSPLRHWKVGPGSKVGVMGLGGLGHMAVKLAAAMGAEVTVLSSSPKKKEDAHRLGAKNYVVAADAEAMKKLYRSFDLIINTVSAPIDLNQYLVLLKRDGAMVLLGVPEKPEAIHPFPLIMGRRSLAGSLIGGIKETQEMLDFCAAKGITSDIELIPIAKINEAYERMLKGDVRYRFVIDIASLN is encoded by the coding sequence ATGCCAACTGTAAACGCTTATGCTGCTTACAATGCCAAAGAAGATTTAAAGCCCTACCGTTTTGATCGCCGCGAACCGGGGCCTTACGATGTCGTCATCGACATTCATTACTGCGGTGTTTGCCATTCTGATTTGCATCAAGTGCGTGACGAGTGGGGCGGCTCTCAATTTCCGATGGTTCCCGGTCATGAAATTGTCGGTAAAGTTTCGCAAGTCGGCGGCTCGGTCAGTAAATTCAAAGTCGGCGACACCGTCGGGGTCGGCTGTATGGTGGAGTCCTGCCGTACATGTCCATCATGCGAAGAAGGCCTCGAGCAATATTGCGAAAAAAGTTTCGTAGGCACTTATAACTCTGTAGAAAAAGACGGGACGACGCCAACGCAAGGCGGTTATTCCCAAAAGATTGTTGTGACGGAAGATTTTGTTTTAAGAATTTCGCCAAAGCTGCCTTTGGATAAAGCGGCACCTCTCTTGTGCGCCGGCATCACTACTTATTCTCCTCTTCGTCATTGGAAAGTGGGACCTGGCAGTAAAGTCGGTGTGATGGGACTTGGCGGCTTGGGACACATGGCCGTCAAATTAGCGGCGGCGATGGGGGCGGAAGTCACGGTCCTAAGTTCGTCTCCGAAGAAAAAAGAAGATGCGCACCGCTTGGGCGCGAAAAATTATGTCGTGGCTGCGGATGCGGAAGCGATGAAAAAGCTGTATCGCAGTTTTGATTTGATCATTAACACAGTGTCTGCGCCGATTGATTTGAATCAGTATCTGGTTTTGCTTAAGCGTGATGGCGCCATGGTACTTTTGGGTGTTCCAGAAAAACCGGAAGCGATTCATCCGTTTCCCCTTATCATGGGCCGTCGCAGTCTTGCGGGCTCCTTGATCGGTGGAATCAAAGAAACGCAAGAGATGTTGGACTTCTGCGCCGCTAAAGGCATCACGTCCGACATCGAATTGATTCCAATTGCCAAGATTAACGAGGCTTACGAACGCATGTTGAAGGGCGATGTTCGCTATCGTTTTGTGATTGATATTGCCTCTTTGAACTAG
- a CDS encoding lipase maturation factor family protein produces MGLEILYSQEYTFTRFLLQRGIAFLYLMGFLIAANQGRGLLGQHGLLPIHLFTARTRFWDNPSIFYWKNSDGFISGIAWLGVFISTLALLGLSDAFGYLFSFVIWFSLWVLYSSFVNVGQDFYGFGWEILLLETGFLALFLGPTSAPVALPIIWLYRWLLFRVIFGAGLIKIRGDECWRDLTCMYYFYETQPLPNSLSWYFHHLPKWFHRFSVFYNHVVELIAPFGYFGPAVVRYTTALLTIIFQIVIAISGNFSWLNLITIVLCIPCFDDGFFAYFATLPSFAMRAEAFSPLHAVFVIAVSGLLLYLSYKPLMNMISKRQAMNRSFDRWHLMNTYGAFGSITKERYEIILEGTTEQHPDPATQWTPYEFKGKPGDPRRRPPQVSPYHYKLDWQMWFAAMSDFRFHPWIINLVAKLLEGNKEVLGLLKEDPFKGEKPRYIRAHLYLYRFTKNPKEGWWKRARVSLYMPAMSLDDQGFRNYLREEGWLDGEEEQKS; encoded by the coding sequence ATGGGATTGGAAATTTTGTACTCCCAAGAATACACCTTCACGCGCTTCTTGTTGCAAAGAGGAATCGCGTTTCTTTACCTCATGGGATTTTTAATTGCTGCAAATCAGGGCCGCGGTCTTCTGGGACAGCACGGACTGCTTCCAATTCATCTTTTCACGGCGCGCACACGCTTCTGGGACAATCCCAGTATTTTTTATTGGAAGAACAGCGATGGATTTATAAGTGGTATCGCGTGGCTCGGCGTTTTCATTTCCACACTCGCACTTTTGGGTCTTTCTGATGCTTTTGGATATTTGTTTTCTTTTGTTATCTGGTTCTCGCTGTGGGTTCTTTACTCTTCTTTCGTAAATGTCGGTCAAGACTTCTATGGCTTTGGCTGGGAAATATTATTACTTGAAACGGGTTTTCTTGCGCTATTCCTGGGGCCCACGTCGGCTCCCGTCGCGCTCCCCATTATTTGGCTTTACCGCTGGCTTTTATTCCGGGTAATTTTTGGCGCGGGCCTCATCAAAATCCGCGGCGACGAATGCTGGCGCGATCTTACTTGTATGTACTACTTCTATGAAACGCAGCCATTGCCGAATTCGCTGTCGTGGTACTTTCATCACTTGCCAAAATGGTTTCATCGCTTTTCGGTGTTTTACAATCACGTTGTCGAATTGATTGCGCCCTTCGGTTATTTCGGGCCTGCTGTCGTCCGTTACACGACGGCCTTGCTCACGATCATTTTTCAGATCGTGATCGCCATCAGCGGTAATTTCAGCTGGTTGAATCTGATCACGATCGTTCTTTGTATTCCGTGTTTTGACGACGGATTTTTCGCTTACTTTGCCACACTGCCAAGCTTCGCAATGAGGGCAGAGGCCTTTTCGCCCCTCCATGCGGTTTTCGTTATCGCCGTTTCTGGTTTGCTTCTTTATCTCAGTTACAAACCACTGATGAACATGATTTCAAAACGCCAGGCGATGAATCGCAGTTTTGATCGTTGGCATTTGATGAACACCTACGGCGCATTCGGCAGCATCACGAAAGAGCGCTATGAGATTATTCTGGAAGGCACCACCGAGCAACATCCCGATCCTGCCACGCAGTGGACTCCTTACGAGTTCAAAGGCAAACCGGGAGATCCGCGCCGACGTCCCCCGCAAGTCAGCCCTTACCACTACAAACTGGATTGGCAGATGTGGTTTGCAGCGATGTCGGACTTTCGCTTTCATCCATGGATCATCAATCTTGTCGCGAAACTTTTAGAGGGAAATAAAGAAGTTTTGGGATTGCTCAAAGAAGATCCCTTTAAAGGCGAAAAGCCCCGCTACATCCGGGCCCATCTTTATCTCTATCGATTCACAAAAAATCCCAAAGAGGGCTGGTGGAAACGCGCTCGCGTCAGTCTGTACATGCCGGCGATGTCTTTAGATGATCAGGGATTTAGAAATTACTTACGCGAAGAAGGCTGGCTTGATGGTGAAGAGGAGCAAAAATCATGA
- a CDS encoding YetF domain-containing protein, with protein MMQLSLPFWEIILRAVIVYFFLFLALRLTGKRQIGESSPFDFVLLLIIADGVQNSMSGGDESLPGGLITALTLFTMDHLVGIIGFKFKRVGTLLEGRPEVLIYKGQLNEDLVRRERLTRHEIEAAMRQEGCTTYEEVELAVLENNGSITIKKKEKK; from the coding sequence ATGATGCAACTTTCTTTACCCTTCTGGGAGATTATCTTAAGAGCCGTCATCGTTTATTTTTTTCTTTTCCTTGCATTGCGGCTCACAGGAAAACGGCAGATTGGGGAATCCTCCCCGTTTGATTTTGTTTTGTTACTCATCATTGCCGATGGCGTGCAGAACTCCATGAGCGGCGGTGACGAATCCCTTCCCGGAGGTTTGATCACGGCGTTGACTCTTTTTACTATGGATCATCTTGTGGGCATCATCGGTTTTAAATTCAAACGCGTGGGCACTCTGCTTGAAGGTCGGCCCGAGGTTCTCATCTACAAAGGGCAGCTCAATGAAGATCTTGTGAGACGAGAAAGACTCACACGTCACGAGATTGAAGCGGCCATGCGCCAAGAGGGCTGCACGACTTACGAAGAAGTCGAACTCGCCGTGCTTGAAAACAACGGCTCTATCACCATTAAAAAGAAAGAGAAAAAGTGA
- a CDS encoding CBS domain-containing protein: MTDYLKSSRANPTYHWGKEQQMMEGPFMQVREIMHPDAKVLNFKHSVAEAAQLMESEDCGSIPVEKDDKMIGMVTDRDIAIRVVAHGKDPRSTKVEDIMSPGISYCFDDEDVSEVSRKMSSKQIRRLPVVDRNKRLVGMVSIGDIATKAGSARISHDTLQSVSEH, translated from the coding sequence ATGACAGATTATTTAAAGTCCTCCAGAGCAAATCCGACTTATCATTGGGGAAAAGAACAACAGATGATGGAGGGTCCTTTTATGCAAGTCCGCGAAATCATGCATCCAGATGCCAAAGTTCTTAATTTTAAACACTCTGTCGCTGAAGCCGCGCAACTGATGGAATCAGAAGACTGCGGCTCCATTCCGGTTGAAAAAGACGATAAAATGATTGGTATGGTGACGGACCGGGACATCGCCATTCGCGTTGTCGCTCACGGCAAAGATCCGCGCAGCACAAAAGTGGAAGACATCATGAGTCCGGGTATTAGTTATTGTTTTGATGACGAAGATGTCAGCGAAGTCAGTCGCAAAATGTCGTCGAAACAGATCCGACGTTTACCGGTCGTAGACCGCAACAAACGCTTGGTCGGCATGGTCAGCATCGGTGACATCGCAACCAAAGCTGGCAGCGCAAGAATCAGTCACGACACACTTCAAAGCGTTTCAGAACATTAG
- the sfsA gene encoding DNA/RNA nuclease SfsA — translation MKFSRKLQEGILLKRYKRFFADIEWKGETIIAHVPNTGSLKSVNNPGQHCLFSESDNPERKLKFTLEMIKAPTGAWVGVNTATPNTIVKETLLRVVGQKGILGTFADWSRFDECKGEHKINAETRLDFVLKRKNSDKMHFIEVKNVTLAEEGVAKFPDAVSERAQKHLRELMLLMEQGHSAEIIFTIQRNDCGSFAPADDIDPEYGKLLREAFHKGLKVSPLVVDLSHESAELSETTLPLRL, via the coding sequence ATGAAGTTTTCTCGGAAGTTGCAGGAAGGTATTTTGTTGAAGCGCTATAAACGCTTCTTCGCGGATATCGAATGGAAGGGTGAAACAATTATAGCCCACGTTCCTAACACGGGAAGTCTTAAAAGCGTGAACAACCCGGGTCAGCACTGTCTGTTTTCGGAAAGTGATAATCCCGAAAGAAAGCTCAAGTTTACATTGGAGATGATTAAAGCTCCAACGGGGGCCTGGGTGGGCGTGAACACCGCGACTCCCAATACGATCGTTAAAGAGACCTTGCTTCGTGTTGTCGGGCAAAAGGGCATTCTTGGCACTTTCGCCGACTGGTCTCGTTTTGACGAGTGTAAGGGCGAGCACAAGATCAACGCGGAAACGCGGTTGGATTTTGTTTTAAAAAGAAAAAATTCAGACAAAATGCACTTTATCGAAGTGAAAAATGTGACACTCGCAGAAGAGGGTGTCGCAAAATTTCCGGACGCTGTCTCCGAGCGCGCACAAAAACACCTGCGTGAGCTCATGCTCTTAATGGAGCAAGGCCACAGTGCCGAAATTATTTTTACGATTCAGCGAAATGACTGCGGATCGTTTGCGCCTGCGGATGATATCGATCCCGAGTATGGAAAACTTTTGCGTGAGGCTTTTCATAAAGGTTTGAAAGTCTCGCCTTTGGTGGTCGACCTCAGCCACGAGTCGGCGGAGTTGTCAGAGACGACGCTGCCTTTGCGCCTTTAA
- the lipA gene encoding lipoyl synthase: MSEKKPVSPKPSWLKVRAPVGENYTRIKEMLGELKLATVCQEARCPNIGECWSGGTATFMIMGDVCTRGCRFCNVKTGNPKGVLDPFEPEKIAYSISQMGLEYVVITTVDRDDLPDQGAEHFSRTVKTIKKLAPNLIVEILAGDFRGERDLVYQLTDAKPDVYAHNIETVERLTPKVRDPRAGYRQTLRVLEMVKERDPSRYTKSSIMLGLGEKDEEVLQTLKDLRSVGCDVVTFGQYLQPAKRHLKVEEYVTPEKFKEWQTTAEGMGYLYVASGPLVRSSYRAGEFFMKGIVEKQRAMELEQVNF, translated from the coding sequence ATGTCTGAAAAAAAGCCAGTAAGTCCGAAGCCTTCGTGGCTGAAGGTGCGCGCTCCTGTCGGAGAAAATTACACGCGCATCAAGGAAATGCTTGGTGAGTTGAAACTGGCGACGGTCTGTCAAGAAGCGCGTTGTCCCAACATCGGTGAATGTTGGTCCGGCGGCACAGCCACTTTTATGATTATGGGTGACGTGTGCACTCGGGGCTGTCGCTTCTGCAACGTGAAGACAGGAAATCCGAAAGGAGTCCTCGATCCTTTTGAGCCTGAGAAAATTGCTTACTCGATTTCTCAGATGGGTTTGGAATACGTCGTGATCACAACCGTCGATCGCGATGATCTTCCCGATCAAGGTGCCGAACATTTCTCGCGCACCGTGAAGACGATTAAGAAGCTCGCACCGAACTTGATTGTCGAAATACTTGCAGGAGACTTCCGTGGTGAGCGGGATCTTGTGTATCAACTCACCGATGCGAAACCGGATGTGTATGCACACAACATCGAAACGGTGGAGCGTCTGACTCCGAAGGTGCGGGACCCACGTGCGGGTTATCGTCAAACTCTGCGCGTGCTTGAGATGGTGAAAGAGCGAGACCCTTCCCGTTACACGAAGTCTTCAATCATGTTGGGACTTGGTGAAAAGGACGAAGAAGTTTTGCAGACACTGAAAGATTTGCGAAGCGTAGGCTGTGACGTTGTGACCTTTGGTCAATACCTGCAACCTGCGAAGAGACATCTGAAAGTGGAAGAGTATGTCACTCCCGAGAAATTCAAAGAGTGGCAGACGACAGCGGAAGGCATGGGTTACTTGTACGTAGCATCAGGCCCGCTGGTAAGAAGCTCTTATCGTGCCGGCGAATTCTTCATGAAAGGAATCGTCGAGAAACAAAGAGCGATGGAATTGGAACAAGTTAATTTTTAA
- a CDS encoding 2-oxo acid dehydrogenase subunit E2, producing MATDVKLPELGEGVTEGELVKWLVKPGDSVKADQPIAEVLTDKATVEVPSPVAGVVKDLKFKSGDVVKVGATMITLDGAGATAAPAAPAAKPAAPAAPAPQAAAPAAGGGKVQDIKLPELGEGVTEGELVKWLVKPGDSVKADQAIAEVLTDKATVEVPTPVAGVVKDLKFKSGDVVKVGSTMITLTAGAGAAPAPQAPAGAQREVPASAHANFAAASAMPAQASSAAAVATGGIFPPVADSKVLATPATRRLAREMGVDINTLGGTGLAGRVTREDVLSAKGGAAPAAAKAPSAPGMSIPKPSYQGPAGAAEERVPLVGIRKKIAENMQRSKHVIPHFTIMDEAKVDAMVAMRESLKEHAEKHGTKITYLPIVMKALIATIREFPMFNASIDDAAGEIVYKKYFNLGFAADTPNGLVVPVIKNADQKSILEISKEILDLSKRARDGKLKPDEMKGATITVTNIGSIGGTYATPVINHPEVAILGMYKIDEKPVIKDGQLKAIKVMNYTMTADHRLIDGAVAARFLAAFIARIENPGKLLVELI from the coding sequence ATGGCAACTGATGTAAAACTGCCCGAACTTGGTGAAGGTGTTACTGAAGGTGAATTGGTAAAATGGTTGGTAAAACCAGGCGACTCTGTCAAAGCCGATCAACCTATCGCGGAAGTATTGACTGACAAAGCAACTGTAGAGGTTCCATCTCCTGTTGCAGGTGTTGTTAAAGACTTAAAATTCAAATCTGGCGACGTCGTAAAAGTCGGCGCAACAATGATCACACTTGACGGCGCGGGCGCAACGGCGGCACCTGCGGCTCCGGCTGCAAAACCAGCAGCTCCGGCGGCTCCGGCTCCGCAAGCGGCAGCTCCAGCTGCGGGTGGCGGTAAAGTTCAAGACATCAAACTTCCAGAATTGGGAGAAGGTGTTACTGAAGGTGAACTTGTAAAATGGTTGGTAAAACCAGGCGACTCTGTGAAAGCAGACCAAGCGATTGCAGAAGTTTTAACGGACAAAGCGACCGTTGAAGTTCCAACTCCAGTCGCAGGGGTTGTCAAAGATTTGAAATTCAAATCTGGTGACGTCGTAAAAGTCGGCTCGACAATGATTACTCTTACAGCGGGAGCCGGTGCGGCTCCAGCTCCACAAGCTCCTGCGGGCGCACAACGTGAAGTTCCTGCTTCAGCGCATGCGAATTTCGCGGCGGCATCTGCAATGCCAGCACAAGCTTCTTCAGCAGCGGCTGTCGCGACGGGCGGAATTTTCCCTCCAGTGGCGGATTCTAAAGTTCTTGCGACTCCGGCGACTCGTCGTTTGGCGCGCGAGATGGGTGTGGACATCAACACTCTTGGCGGAACAGGTCTTGCGGGTCGCGTGACTCGTGAAGATGTTCTTTCTGCAAAAGGCGGCGCAGCTCCGGCAGCGGCAAAAGCTCCTTCGGCTCCAGGCATGTCTATTCCGAAACCTTCTTATCAAGGACCTGCAGGCGCGGCGGAAGAGCGTGTACCTCTTGTTGGTATCCGTAAGAAGATCGCTGAAAACATGCAACGCTCTAAACACGTCATCCCTCACTTCACAATTATGGATGAAGCGAAAGTGGATGCGATGGTCGCGATGCGCGAATCTTTGAAAGAGCATGCAGAGAAACACGGAACGAAGATCACATATCTTCCAATCGTGATGAAGGCCTTGATTGCGACAATCCGCGAATTCCCAATGTTCAACGCTTCTATCGACGATGCGGCTGGTGAAATCGTTTACAAAAAATACTTCAACCTTGGTTTTGCGGCAGACACTCCAAACGGACTTGTTGTTCCTGTGATCAAGAATGCAGACCAAAAATCCATCTTGGAAATTTCTAAAGAGATCTTGGATCTTTCTAAGCGTGCTCGTGATGGTAAGTTGAAACCAGATGAAATGAAGGGTGCGACTATCACTGTGACGAACATCGGTTCTATCGGTGGCACTTACGCAACTCCAGTGATCAACCATCCTGAAGTGGCGATTCTTGGTATGTACAAAATCGATGAAAAACCGGTTATCAAAGATGGCCAGTTGAAAGCGATCAAAGTGATGAACTACACAATGACAGCGGACCACCGTTTGATCGACGGCGCAGTGGCGGCTCGTTTCTTGGCGGCATTCATCGCTCGTATTGAAAACCCTGGTAAACTTTTGGTGGAGCTAATCTAG
- the lpdA gene encoding dihydrolipoyl dehydrogenase, with amino-acid sequence MAQNFDVVVIGAGPGGYVAAIRSAQLGFKTAVVEREFLGGVCLNVGCIPSKAMITATHLLHKAQHNFSEMGLNIKGGIDVDMKQLVKWKQSVCDKMSGGVNQLLKGYGVTILKGDAEFKTSKEITVKSSAGTESVQAKYFIVATGSRPIEIPGFKFDEKDICSSTGALAFDSIPKRVAVIGGGYIGLEISSYLRKLGTEVTVIEAQSALLAGVVDPDCAQVVTRKLQKSGVNIMYGAKAKGQKKVKDGYEVTVEINGKDEVVKCDKILVTVGRRPNGDQANLKAAGIAVDERGFIKVDAQRRTNVPHIFAIGDIAGQPMLAHKASHEGVLVAEVISGANRVYDAKTVPAVVFTDPEIASAGMTEAEAKAKGYNDLLIGKFPFGANGRAVSMMETEGFVKMIADKKTHVLLGVHIVGPEASNLISEAVLAIEMGARIEDLALSIHPHPTLGETMMEAAEATLGHAIHIIQKPLKH; translated from the coding sequence ATGGCACAAAATTTTGACGTAGTAGTAATTGGTGCGGGTCCTGGCGGTTACGTCGCGGCGATCCGCTCCGCGCAACTTGGATTTAAAACAGCTGTCGTTGAAAGAGAATTCTTGGGTGGCGTGTGCTTGAACGTGGGTTGTATCCCGTCTAAAGCGATGATCACGGCGACTCATCTTCTTCACAAAGCTCAACATAACTTCTCTGAAATGGGTTTGAATATCAAAGGCGGTATCGACGTTGATATGAAACAACTCGTGAAGTGGAAACAATCCGTTTGTGACAAAATGTCTGGCGGCGTGAATCAGCTTCTTAAAGGTTATGGCGTTACAATTCTTAAAGGTGATGCGGAATTCAAAACTTCAAAAGAAATCACTGTGAAGTCCTCTGCGGGAACAGAGTCTGTTCAGGCGAAATACTTCATCGTAGCGACGGGTTCTCGTCCTATCGAAATTCCGGGCTTTAAGTTCGATGAAAAAGACATCTGTTCTTCAACGGGTGCTTTGGCTTTCGATTCTATTCCTAAGCGCGTAGCTGTTATCGGTGGCGGTTATATCGGCCTGGAGATCTCTTCTTACTTGAGAAAATTGGGTACGGAAGTAACTGTGATTGAAGCCCAATCCGCTCTTCTTGCAGGCGTTGTCGATCCAGACTGCGCTCAAGTCGTGACTCGTAAGTTGCAAAAATCCGGCGTGAACATCATGTACGGCGCAAAAGCCAAAGGTCAGAAAAAAGTCAAAGACGGCTACGAAGTGACTGTTGAAATCAACGGTAAAGACGAAGTCGTTAAATGTGACAAAATCTTGGTGACTGTAGGCCGTCGTCCTAACGGCGACCAAGCGAACTTGAAAGCGGCGGGTATCGCTGTTGATGAACGCGGCTTTATTAAAGTCGACGCTCAACGCAGAACAAATGTTCCGCACATTTTTGCAATCGGTGATATTGCGGGTCAGCCAATGCTTGCGCACAAGGCGTCTCATGAAGGCGTTCTTGTTGCTGAAGTGATCTCTGGCGCGAACCGCGTTTACGATGCGAAAACAGTTCCTGCTGTTGTCTTCACAGATCCAGAAATCGCTTCTGCGGGTATGACAGAGGCCGAGGCTAAAGCGAAAGGCTACAACGATCTATTGATCGGTAAGTTCCCATTCGGAGCTAATGGCCGCGCAGTCAGCATGATGGAAACGGAAGGTTTCGTGAAAATGATCGCCGATAAAAAGACGCATGTTCTTTTGGGCGTTCACATCGTGGGACCTGAGGCATCTAACTTGATCTCGGAAGCTGTCTTGGCTATCGAGATGGGCGCACGCATCGAAGACTTGGCACTTTCCATCCACCCTCACCCTACCTTGGGTGAAACAATGATGGAAGCGGCTGAAGCGACTTTGGGTCACGCGATCCACATCATTCAAAAACCTTTGAAACACTAA